One Diospyros lotus cultivar Yz01 chromosome 1, ASM1463336v1, whole genome shotgun sequence genomic window carries:
- the LOC127798722 gene encoding uncharacterized protein LOC127798722 translates to MARKILSLTTSSSGCERNWSTFEGIHTKKRNRLDVNRLNNLVYVQFNAKLMNKHKREKERNVDVLLASDASNAQGWIVDGEDDEEVEPGTGLTWEVVGEASGANEMLQARRSSRMRELHEDDFQSEEEEEQEINEFDFESDEDRVLEEYGEEEDQLDS, encoded by the exons ATGGCGAGAAAGATTCTCTCGTTAACCACTAGTTCatccggttgtgaaagaaattggagcacttttgaaggg atacatacgaagaaaagaaatagactagacgtgaatcgattgaacaatctagtctatgttcaatttaatgcgaaattgatgaacaagcacaaaagggagaaggaaaggaatgttgatgtgctacttgctagtgatgctagtaatgcacaaggatggatcgttgatggagaagatgatgaagaagttgagcctggtacggggctcacttgggaagtggttggtgaagcatcggGAGCAAACGAGATGCTTCAAgctcgaagaagttctaggatgagagagcttcatgaagatgattttcaatcagaagaagaagaagagcaagaaatcaatgaatttgattttgagtccgatgaagatcgtgtattggaagaatatggagaggaagaagaccaattagatagttag